A genomic stretch from Bradyrhizobium quebecense includes:
- a CDS encoding DUF1799 domain-containing protein — protein MIEDARRFNMDPASLSHLTAALQAEPTPDGEEGVWPENVATVQAFLAVSTQWRVVSIGGAGFAPALPMFIGLDYASVRVSLDAIGMTVTPALWRGLQIMETAAGQALNEDS, from the coding sequence GTGATCGAGGATGCACGGCGGTTCAACATGGACCCGGCCTCGCTCAGTCACCTAACCGCCGCTCTGCAAGCCGAGCCGACACCGGACGGAGAGGAAGGCGTGTGGCCGGAGAATGTCGCGACGGTGCAGGCCTTCCTTGCCGTATCGACCCAGTGGCGCGTGGTGTCGATCGGCGGCGCTGGCTTCGCGCCGGCGTTGCCGATGTTCATCGGCCTCGACTACGCGAGCGTGCGGGTCTCCCTGGACGCGATCGGTATGACCGTTACGCCTGCATTGTGGCGCGGCCTGCAGATCATGGAAACCGCGGCTGGTCAGGCGCTCAACGAGGATAGCTGA
- a CDS encoding phage tail tube protein, whose translation MAIFYRLMVLLAKREVTYGVDPTLTGATDAILAQNVSIRPMEGQDVNRNLIVPYLGNQGSIPAGLNVVMEFDTELAGSGTAGTAPAWGTLARGVGLAEVVTADVSVAYSPISSGFESLYMKFWMGGTLHALKGARGTGKATINAQGIPNIHWTFTGLWVAPSEVAAAVPTLTAFKKPLIASKANTPTFTVNAVPLVMRSFSLDLGCKIEPRLLVGSESVLISDRNEKIDVVCEAVPVTTLDVYGIANAQTQVPVSIVHGVTAGNIITLSAPTCQIERPTGYQQNQGIAEWPLSLTPQPSAGNDQFTITLT comes from the coding sequence ATGGCGATCTTCTACCGCCTCATGGTTTTGCTTGCGAAGCGCGAGGTCACGTATGGCGTCGATCCGACGCTGACTGGCGCGACCGATGCAATCCTCGCGCAAAACGTCTCGATCCGGCCGATGGAAGGTCAGGACGTCAATCGTAACCTGATCGTGCCGTACCTGGGCAATCAGGGTTCGATCCCGGCCGGCCTCAACGTGGTGATGGAGTTCGATACCGAGCTGGCCGGCTCGGGCACCGCGGGCACCGCACCTGCCTGGGGAACGTTGGCGCGAGGCGTAGGCTTGGCGGAAGTGGTCACCGCTGACGTCTCGGTCGCTTACTCACCGATCTCGTCGGGCTTCGAGAGCCTGTACATGAAGTTCTGGATGGGCGGGACGCTTCACGCACTCAAAGGCGCGCGCGGCACTGGCAAGGCCACGATCAACGCCCAGGGCATCCCGAACATTCATTGGACATTTACCGGCCTTTGGGTCGCGCCGTCCGAAGTCGCGGCCGCCGTGCCGACGTTGACAGCATTCAAGAAGCCGTTGATCGCGAGCAAGGCCAACACGCCAACCTTCACGGTGAACGCCGTGCCGCTAGTCATGCGGAGCTTCAGCCTCGATCTCGGCTGCAAGATCGAGCCGCGTCTCCTGGTCGGCAGCGAGTCCGTCCTGATCAGCGATCGAAACGAAAAGATCGACGTGGTCTGCGAGGCGGTGCCGGTCACGACGCTCGATGTCTACGGGATCGCCAATGCGCAGACGCAGGTTCCAGTCAGCATCGTTCACGGCGTCACCGCCGGCAACATCATCACGCTGTCCGCGCCAACATGCCAGATCGAGCGACCGACAGGTTACCAGCAGAACCAGGGCATTGCGGAGTGGCCGCTTTCGCTCACTCCGCAGCCTTCCGCCGGCAATGATCAGTTCACGATCACGCTGACGTAG
- a CDS encoding phage tail terminator protein, with amino-acid sequence MTTLVDLVAKRIAARVPTLAGAIEYIAELAALVEAGALPQRDLAAFVVPLGFDDRGGSSAANAYTQTLADMVGVVICIKARGDVKAKSAVPKVDEIVNEIVDAVAGWTPNQSVGVFRVLRGRLIPGASGLIVYQLDFELLDQLRIVT; translated from the coding sequence ATGACGACGCTGGTCGATCTCGTCGCAAAACGCATTGCCGCCCGGGTTCCGACGCTTGCAGGCGCGATCGAGTACATTGCCGAATTGGCCGCGCTGGTCGAAGCCGGGGCACTTCCGCAGCGTGACCTTGCGGCCTTCGTCGTGCCACTCGGCTTCGACGATCGCGGCGGATCGTCCGCCGCCAATGCGTACACGCAAACATTGGCCGACATGGTCGGCGTCGTTATCTGCATTAAGGCCCGCGGCGATGTGAAGGCCAAGTCGGCCGTGCCGAAGGTCGACGAGATCGTCAACGAGATCGTCGATGCTGTGGCCGGCTGGACACCCAACCAATCCGTTGGTGTCTTCCGCGTGCTGCGCGGCCGGCTCATTCCCGGCGCGTCCGGCCTCATCGTCTACCAGCTCGATTTCGAGCTGCTGGATCAACTCAGGATCGTGACATGA
- a CDS encoding phage virion morphogenesis protein, translated as MDGYINRARDPRGLFANIGELLMVSTHHRFDAGVGVDGSPWPPSLRVRRRGGKTLILTSRLYRSFTYQAFATGLQFGTNVVYAAIHQFGGLIHQAARIAVLHFKTNKRTGQSRFSKPGKADRARKASIGARDIHMPARPFLGIDDGDERQILSLAETWLAGEGATP; from the coding sequence TTGGACGGCTACATCAATCGTGCGCGCGATCCGCGCGGCCTGTTCGCCAACATCGGCGAGCTGCTGATGGTTTCAACTCACCACCGCTTCGATGCCGGCGTCGGCGTCGACGGATCGCCCTGGCCACCGAGCTTGCGCGTTCGAAGGCGTGGCGGGAAGACGTTGATCCTCACGAGCCGCCTCTACCGGTCATTCACATACCAGGCCTTCGCGACCGGTCTCCAATTCGGTACCAACGTCGTTTACGCCGCCATCCATCAATTCGGCGGATTGATCCATCAGGCCGCGCGCATCGCCGTGCTGCACTTCAAGACCAATAAGCGCACTGGCCAGAGCCGCTTCTCGAAGCCGGGTAAGGCAGATCGCGCCCGCAAGGCCTCGATCGGGGCGCGTGACATCCACATGCCGGCGCGACCGTTTCTCGGCATCGACGACGGCGACGAACGTCAAATCCTCTCGTTGGCGGAAACGTGGCTCGCGGGCGAAGGGGCGACGCCATGA
- a CDS encoding gp436 family protein has product MTYTSQDDLVARYGTDMLVDLTDRASPPAGAIDASVVARALADTDAMIDGYLKGRYKLPLDAAPPTLRDLAEVIAIYKLHRDTAADKIRQDYQDALKTLTLISNGTIRLDVAGVEPASSGASGVRTTDRQRPLTEKTMKGYI; this is encoded by the coding sequence ATGACCTATACTTCTCAGGACGATCTGGTCGCTCGGTACGGCACCGACATGCTGGTCGATCTCACCGACCGTGCGTCGCCACCGGCCGGTGCGATCGATGCCAGCGTCGTGGCGCGGGCGCTCGCCGATACCGACGCCATGATCGACGGCTATTTAAAGGGCCGTTACAAGCTGCCGCTCGACGCTGCCCCGCCGACCTTGCGCGACCTCGCCGAAGTGATCGCGATCTACAAGCTGCATCGCGACACGGCTGCGGACAAGATCAGGCAAGATTATCAGGACGCGCTGAAGACGTTGACCCTGATCTCGAACGGCACCATTCGCCTCGACGTCGCAGGCGTGGAGCCGGCATCGTCTGGTGCATCGGGCGTGCGTACGACCGATCGTCAACGGCCGCTGACCGAGAAGACCATGAAGGGCTACATCTGA
- a CDS encoding capsid protein: MAPNRPFVVDPVLTAIAIGYRNPASVLIADQVLPRVPVSAEKFKYTVYPLEEAFNIPDARVGRRGRVQQLEFGGSERTSSVEDFGLESPIPNSDIEAAAEARARGVSSYDPEGHSTQMLTDTVANIREVRVAGIVHDPNSYAASRRIALSGTDQFDDYANSDPLGVIKAGTEATLVYPPNKMVMGRAVWSKLSSHPKIVNAVKGNLTNQGIVTRQQFAELFADQGINEVLVGDAWQNTARPGQSVNLARAWGKHIAMIYVNPLAQPEAGGVTFGLTAQYGSKIAGRIIDQDVGLQGGVRIRMGERVKELVVAQDTGYLIQNAVK; this comes from the coding sequence ATGGCTCCCAATCGTCCTTTCGTTGTCGATCCAGTGCTTACTGCGATCGCGATCGGCTATCGCAATCCAGCGTCGGTCCTGATCGCCGATCAGGTGCTGCCGCGCGTTCCGGTCTCGGCCGAGAAGTTCAAGTACACCGTCTATCCGCTTGAAGAGGCCTTCAACATTCCTGATGCGCGAGTCGGCCGTCGTGGTCGCGTGCAGCAGCTCGAATTTGGCGGGTCGGAGCGGACCTCTTCCGTCGAGGACTTCGGCCTTGAATCTCCGATCCCGAACTCGGATATCGAGGCTGCGGCTGAAGCGCGTGCACGCGGCGTCTCGTCCTACGATCCCGAAGGGCACTCGACGCAGATGCTCACCGATACGGTGGCCAACATCCGCGAAGTGCGCGTCGCCGGCATAGTGCATGATCCCAACAGCTACGCGGCAAGCCGCCGCATTGCGCTGTCGGGCACCGATCAGTTCGACGACTATGCGAACTCCGATCCGCTCGGCGTGATCAAGGCGGGAACCGAGGCGACCCTGGTCTATCCGCCAAACAAGATGGTGATGGGCCGCGCCGTGTGGTCGAAGCTGTCGAGCCACCCGAAGATCGTCAACGCCGTGAAGGGAAACCTCACCAATCAGGGCATCGTGACACGCCAGCAGTTTGCCGAGCTGTTTGCCGACCAGGGCATCAACGAGGTGCTGGTCGGCGACGCCTGGCAGAACACCGCGCGGCCCGGCCAGAGCGTCAATCTTGCTCGCGCCTGGGGCAAACACATCGCGATGATCTACGTGAACCCGCTGGCGCAGCCCGAGGCCGGCGGCGTCACCTTCGGCCTGACCGCGCAGTACGGATCGAAGATCGCGGGCCGGATCATCGATCAGGATGTCGGCCTGCAGGGCGGTGTCCGCATTCGCATGGGCGAGCGGGTCAAGGAGTTGGTCGTCGCACAGGACACCGGCTACCTGATCCAGAACGCCGTCAAGTGA
- a CDS encoding phage protease, with the protein MVRGVGAEIAFSSSGSNLPEWIMVVPSGSGGVIETVDGRGPYRIADLARLITRSLQAANGRLPIDENHSTDLAAPNGGPSPARGWIVDMQPRSDGIYGRVEWSTPGAALMNEKAYRFISPVFTHDKTGNILGLLRASLTNTPNLIGMAALHADTSTTDPENDMDLLAQLIKLLGLPENTDASAVFAAVKKEVDDEPALNSIAVAVGLPNGTASDRVLAAVKQNGVTLASIAKAAGLKEDAGHTAIVDAIVKLTRGPDQITALQAELSGVTTRLNEVLTTTAKDKATAFIDGEITKGRVGLKPMRDHYISRHSANAQAAADVEKEVNAMPILQPGAILSAMPPGTTADDNTNPVALAAAASTYQKKLAEQGQTIDFATAVNAVSQGAK; encoded by the coding sequence GTGGTGCGCGGCGTTGGCGCCGAAATCGCGTTCAGTTCATCGGGCAGTAATCTGCCCGAATGGATCATGGTCGTACCGTCTGGCAGTGGCGGTGTGATCGAGACTGTTGACGGCCGCGGCCCGTACCGCATCGCCGATCTCGCGAGGCTGATCACCCGAAGTCTGCAGGCCGCGAACGGACGCCTGCCCATCGACGAGAATCATTCAACAGATCTCGCTGCACCGAACGGCGGCCCGTCGCCGGCACGCGGATGGATCGTCGACATGCAGCCGCGCAGTGACGGCATCTATGGCCGCGTCGAGTGGTCGACGCCCGGTGCTGCGCTGATGAACGAGAAAGCCTACCGCTTCATCTCGCCGGTATTTACGCACGACAAGACCGGCAACATCCTCGGCCTGCTGCGGGCTTCGCTCACCAACACTCCAAATCTCATCGGCATGGCTGCGCTCCACGCCGATACCAGCACAACTGACCCGGAGAACGACATGGATTTGCTTGCACAGCTCATCAAGCTGCTTGGCCTTCCTGAAAATACCGACGCATCTGCGGTGTTCGCAGCAGTGAAAAAAGAAGTCGACGACGAGCCCGCGCTGAACTCGATCGCGGTGGCTGTCGGCCTCCCGAATGGGACGGCCTCCGACCGTGTGCTGGCTGCGGTGAAACAGAATGGCGTGACGCTCGCGTCGATCGCCAAGGCCGCCGGCCTCAAGGAAGACGCCGGCCACACTGCCATCGTCGATGCGATCGTCAAGCTCACCCGCGGTCCCGACCAGATTACGGCGCTGCAAGCCGAATTGTCTGGGGTCACCACCCGGCTCAACGAGGTGCTCACGACGACAGCGAAGGACAAGGCCACCGCCTTCATTGACGGCGAGATCACCAAGGGCCGCGTCGGCCTCAAGCCGATGCGCGATCATTACATCTCGCGCCATTCAGCGAACGCGCAAGCCGCAGCCGACGTCGAGAAGGAAGTCAACGCCATGCCGATCCTTCAACCCGGAGCCATCCTGTCGGCGATGCCGCCCGGCACCACTGCGGACGACAACACCAATCCCGTCGCGCTCGCGGCTGCGGCTTCAACTTACCAGAAGAAGCTCGCCGAGCAGGGCCAGACCATCGACTTCGCGACCGCCGTGAACGCGGTCTCTCAGGGAGCCAAGTAA
- a CDS encoding FRG domain-containing protein: MQSNDEETAKPRTTEVKLSSWEEFEERVTALDPGNERRVWDEVWFRGQADARWALETTLERRSRGTQVSDYLRVIQRIKPSVETFTGLTFDMPPYQVIEQSCRQFDLFQGFMFESATYMAHLRHGGFPSPLLDWSHSPYVAAFFAFSKARDPSHEVAIYAYREHPGIAKFGGSDEPNIFSMGPYIRTHNRHFRQQSRYTFCAQFIDGHWYFAPHDSVFKITSRLEQDLLWKFTIPASERRKVLRHFDKFNMNEYTLFASEEGLLEMLAMREIDLRE, from the coding sequence ATGCAGAGCAACGATGAAGAGACTGCAAAGCCACGAACAACTGAAGTTAAACTTAGCAGTTGGGAGGAGTTCGAGGAACGAGTAACCGCTCTCGACCCCGGCAACGAGCGACGGGTGTGGGATGAAGTGTGGTTTCGCGGGCAGGCTGACGCGCGCTGGGCACTTGAGACAACTCTGGAACGGCGATCGAGAGGCACCCAAGTGAGCGATTATCTTCGCGTGATCCAGCGCATTAAGCCGTCTGTCGAGACATTCACCGGTTTGACATTCGACATGCCTCCATATCAGGTGATTGAGCAGTCCTGTCGACAGTTCGACTTGTTCCAAGGGTTCATGTTCGAATCGGCCACTTACATGGCGCACTTGCGACACGGTGGCTTCCCATCGCCACTGCTTGACTGGAGCCATTCGCCCTACGTTGCGGCGTTCTTTGCATTTTCGAAGGCGCGCGATCCGTCACATGAAGTCGCAATCTATGCCTACAGAGAGCATCCCGGCATCGCCAAATTTGGTGGATCGGACGAGCCCAACATCTTCAGCATGGGCCCCTATATCAGGACGCACAACCGTCATTTCAGGCAGCAGTCGCGATATACCTTTTGCGCCCAATTTATCGACGGACACTGGTACTTTGCGCCTCACGACAGCGTGTTCAAGATCACCAGCCGCCTAGAGCAGGATTTGCTCTGGAAGTTTACCATCCCGGCGAGCGAGCGTCGGAAGGTTCTCCGGCATTTCGACAAGTTCAACATGAACGAGTACACGCTGTTTGCTTCCGAAGAGGGCCTGCTTGAGATGCTCGCTATGCGCGAGATCGATCTGCGCGAATGA
- a CDS encoding DNA adenine methylase gives MAGGVLYRSVAPVRPAAGYIGGKKQLAKTIVARIDRVTHDTYAEPFVGMGGVFLRRRRAPKGEIINDRSGDVATFFRILQRHYVPFMDLLRWQFTSRREFERLKATDPATLTDLERAARFLYLQRTAFGGKVAGRNFGVDPMGGRFNVAKLEPMLDALHDRLAGVTIECLPWADFIARYDRPGTLFYLDPPYYGGETDYGAGMFDRTEYARMAEVLSALKGRFILSINDVPEIRRTFADFSVQQVRLTYSLPGSDKAQQARELVITGRRRRHSK, from the coding sequence ATGGCTGGAGGAGTTCTCTACAGGTCCGTTGCGCCCGTGCGGCCGGCGGCCGGATATATCGGTGGAAAAAAGCAGCTCGCGAAGACGATCGTCGCGCGCATCGACCGTGTCACGCACGACACCTATGCAGAACCGTTTGTCGGCATGGGCGGCGTATTCCTGCGACGGAGGCGCGCACCGAAGGGCGAGATCATCAACGACCGGTCGGGCGATGTCGCGACCTTCTTCCGCATCCTGCAACGCCACTATGTGCCGTTCATGGATTTGCTGCGCTGGCAATTCACGAGTCGACGCGAATTCGAGCGGCTGAAGGCAACAGATCCGGCGACGCTCACGGACCTCGAGCGCGCAGCGCGATTTCTCTACCTGCAGCGCACCGCGTTCGGTGGCAAGGTTGCCGGCCGAAACTTCGGCGTCGATCCGATGGGCGGTCGCTTCAACGTCGCGAAGCTGGAGCCGATGCTCGACGCGCTTCATGATCGTCTTGCCGGCGTCACGATCGAGTGCTTGCCGTGGGCAGACTTCATCGCGCGCTACGACCGGCCGGGCACGCTGTTCTATCTCGACCCGCCATACTACGGCGGCGAGACTGACTACGGTGCCGGCATGTTCGATCGCACCGAGTATGCCCGCATGGCGGAGGTCTTAAGCGCGCTGAAAGGCCGGTTCATCCTGTCCATCAACGACGTCCCGGAGATCCGGCGAACCTTTGCCGATTTCAGCGTTCAGCAGGTACGGCTGACCTATTCGCTACCGGGCAGCGACAAGGCGCAGCAGGCGCGCGAACTGGTCATCACCGGCCGTCGCCGGCGCCATAGCAAGTAG
- a CDS encoding S24 family peptidase: protein MTRKSVRSTEKQAVDSSTVDISVDREGQRAIRQAAVVDSGGDAPAFHLPDGRKMSIGERFQFALRVLPVDARADLGRNEKTLRTWKTADDMSLNVLIALAAKTGIPISWIVEGTLSIGTTRELVEEFSFVPKLLVEASAGAGALSQDVAFDADIVAFRSDWLRKLGINPRYARAMFARGDGMWPTINDGDLLLVDESITSVVDDGIYIIVSHGAVRVKRLQMRRDGSLLLKSDNTAYEAEVVPPPEINDVRVAARVRWYGRSI from the coding sequence ATGACTCGAAAATCGGTTCGGTCAACCGAAAAACAGGCCGTCGATAGTTCCACGGTAGATATTTCGGTCGATCGAGAGGGTCAGAGGGCGATTCGTCAGGCGGCCGTGGTCGATTCAGGCGGCGACGCGCCCGCTTTTCATCTCCCCGACGGCCGAAAAATGAGCATCGGCGAACGCTTTCAGTTCGCGCTCCGGGTCTTGCCGGTCGATGCACGCGCCGACCTTGGCCGGAACGAAAAGACGCTTCGCACCTGGAAGACCGCCGACGACATGTCGCTGAATGTCCTGATCGCGCTCGCCGCCAAGACCGGCATCCCGATCAGCTGGATCGTCGAGGGCACGCTTTCGATCGGCACCACGCGCGAGCTGGTCGAGGAGTTTTCGTTCGTACCCAAGCTCCTGGTCGAGGCGAGCGCCGGTGCCGGCGCGCTATCGCAGGACGTGGCGTTCGACGCCGACATCGTCGCGTTCCGGTCAGACTGGCTGCGCAAGCTCGGCATCAACCCGCGTTATGCGCGGGCGATGTTCGCGCGTGGCGACGGCATGTGGCCGACGATCAATGACGGAGATCTGCTGCTGGTCGACGAGTCCATCACGTCGGTCGTCGATGACGGGATTTACATCATCGTCTCGCATGGAGCTGTCAGGGTAAAGCGGCTGCAAATGCGCCGGGACGGCTCGCTGCTGCTGAAGAGCGACAACACGGCCTACGAGGCGGAAGTCGTTCCGCCGCCTGAGATCAACGACGTCAGGGTCGCGGCGCGCGTGCGTTGGTATGGGCGATCGATTTAG
- a CDS encoding helix-turn-helix domain-containing protein, whose product MPGWHRADIIAALHKKGLTLEGLGRSKGKARASLSAALLKPSRGCNLIIAEHVGKPLHELWPDWFDRSGKLICRKAIEPSRAASTQKVPDKLSRPRRCA is encoded by the coding sequence ATGCCGGGTTGGCACCGCGCAGACATTATAGCCGCCCTCCACAAGAAGGGCCTCACCCTTGAAGGGCTTGGCCGTTCCAAAGGCAAGGCGCGCGCGTCTCTGTCTGCGGCGCTTCTTAAGCCGTCCCGTGGTTGTAACCTCATCATTGCCGAGCATGTCGGTAAGCCCCTCCACGAGCTTTGGCCGGACTGGTTCGATCGGTCCGGCAAGCTGATCTGCCGAAAAGCTATCGAGCCGAGTCGTGCGGCGTCGACTCAGAAAGTTCCCGACAAACTGAGTCGCCCCCGGAGGTGCGCATGA
- a CDS encoding Mu transposase C-terminal domain-containing protein, which produces MKAFLSAAEIAAEKLPGLPNVERAIKRNADRLGWTSRPRSGRGGGLEYAIDSLPATARAAYVARHIDAVEIPASVARDAAAEPDAVDIKGNAASARDARLAVLALADRIAQDAGIGHKRADQHFADLYNTRAIELAGWITDEIKSVTPRTLARWRSFAKAGKRSRLAVDRAASRRGTGVLDRANDGKVKLHILALVAKQPQLTAHHIRALVADAFPEICVAGAPVALPPIRTFQQVLKNWRTSYRVEIESIRNPDGFKNRMRFAARVANPAKRLNEVWQIDASPADVLTTDGRYTIYVCEDIYSRRLVATVTKTPRAAAVGLLIRKAILAWGVPERIKTDNGSDFIARTTQRLFAALSIEHEKSAPFSPEQKGHVERAIGTMQRGLMRTLEGFIGHSVADRKVIENRKAFSARLGEAPEDMFQVNLSAAELQARVDDWCNDVYGRAPHSGLKGQTPFAVAAMAAGNLRRIEDVRALDMLLAPVAGKDGVRTVTKTGIRIDGAHYIGGFLNVGDQVMVRMDEEDMGRAYVYEVDGETYLGEVVAPELAGIDPAKAIAAARAEQKRLIAERMDDVKKQARKIRAKDFADSIRRQSLRDEGKLIEFPKPEVPHDTPALAAAREAFAPHDIARHAAGVAELAAQLRAETESSGAASVNPLRPTETPHQRWNRARAIEASVARKEFVEPDELLWLGEYRQGYEYRGFLATYGGELASTTGEEIHAG; this is translated from the coding sequence GTGAAGGCGTTTTTATCGGCCGCAGAGATCGCAGCAGAGAAGCTGCCCGGCCTTCCCAACGTCGAGCGTGCGATCAAGCGCAACGCCGATCGGCTGGGCTGGACGTCACGTCCTCGATCGGGTCGCGGCGGCGGTCTCGAATACGCGATTGACTCGCTGCCGGCGACGGCACGCGCAGCCTACGTCGCACGCCACATCGACGCCGTCGAGATCCCCGCATCGGTCGCCCGCGACGCCGCGGCCGAACCGGACGCCGTCGACATCAAGGGCAATGCCGCCAGCGCGCGCGACGCCCGCCTTGCGGTGCTCGCGCTCGCCGACCGCATCGCCCAGGACGCCGGAATCGGCCACAAACGCGCGGACCAACACTTCGCCGATCTCTACAACACCCGCGCGATCGAGCTGGCCGGTTGGATCACCGACGAGATCAAGAGCGTCACGCCGCGCACGCTGGCCCGCTGGCGCTCCTTCGCCAAGGCCGGCAAGCGCTCGCGCCTCGCCGTCGATCGCGCAGCATCCCGACGCGGCACCGGCGTGCTCGATCGCGCCAATGACGGCAAGGTGAAGCTGCACATCCTCGCTTTGGTCGCCAAGCAACCGCAGCTCACCGCGCACCATATCCGCGCCCTTGTCGCGGACGCCTTCCCGGAGATCTGTGTCGCCGGTGCCCCCGTCGCGCTGCCGCCGATCAGGACCTTTCAACAGGTCCTAAAGAACTGGCGCACCAGTTACCGCGTCGAGATCGAGTCGATCCGCAATCCTGACGGCTTCAAGAACCGCATGCGCTTCGCGGCGCGCGTCGCCAACCCAGCGAAGCGTCTCAACGAGGTCTGGCAGATCGACGCGTCGCCCGCCGACGTGCTCACCACCGATGGCCGCTACACGATCTATGTTTGCGAGGATATTTATTCACGGCGCCTGGTCGCGACCGTGACCAAGACGCCGCGCGCTGCCGCAGTCGGCCTGCTGATCCGCAAGGCCATTCTCGCCTGGGGCGTTCCGGAGCGCATCAAGACTGATAACGGCTCCGACTTCATTGCCCGGACGACGCAGCGTCTGTTCGCGGCGCTCTCGATCGAACACGAAAAGTCGGCGCCGTTCTCACCGGAGCAGAAGGGTCACGTCGAGCGCGCAATCGGCACCATGCAGCGCGGGCTGATGCGCACCCTCGAGGGTTTCATCGGGCATAGCGTTGCGGACCGCAAGGTGATCGAGAACCGCAAAGCATTCTCGGCTCGCCTCGGCGAGGCGCCGGAGGACATGTTCCAGGTCAACCTCTCGGCCGCCGAGTTGCAGGCCCGCGTCGATGACTGGTGCAACGACGTGTACGGCCGGGCACCGCATTCCGGCCTGAAGGGCCAGACGCCGTTCGCCGTCGCCGCCATGGCGGCCGGCAACCTGCGCCGGATCGAGGATGTGCGCGCGCTCGACATGTTGCTCGCACCGGTCGCCGGCAAAGACGGCGTGCGCACCGTTACCAAGACCGGCATCCGCATCGACGGCGCGCACTATATCGGCGGCTTCCTCAATGTCGGCGACCAGGTGATGGTCCGCATGGACGAAGAGGACATGGGCAGAGCCTATGTGTACGAGGTCGATGGCGAGACCTATCTCGGCGAGGTGGTCGCACCCGAACTCGCCGGCATCGACCCGGCAAAGGCTATCGCGGCAGCGCGCGCCGAACAGAAGCGCCTGATCGCCGAGCGCATGGACGATGTGAAGAAGCAGGCCCGCAAGATCAGGGCCAAGGATTTCGCCGATTCCATCCGTCGCCAGTCGCTGCGCGACGAAGGCAAGCTGATCGAATTCCCAAAACCGGAAGTACCGCACGATACGCCAGCGCTTGCCGCTGCGCGGGAGGCATTCGCGCCTCATGACATCGCACGGCACGCCGCAGGCGTTGCCGAACTGGCCGCCCAGCTTCGCGCCGAAACCGAGTCTTCGGGTGCTGCGAGCGTCAACCCGCTGCGGCCGACCGAGACACCGCATCAGCGCTGGAACCGGGCTCGCGCGATCGAGGCCAGCGTCGCGCGCAAGGAATTCGTCGAGCCCGACGAGCTGCTTTGGCTCGGCGAGTACCGACAAGGCTACGAGTACCGCGGCTTCCTCGCCACCTACGGCGGCGAGCTCGCATCCACCACCGGCGAGGAAATCCACGCCGGATAA
- a CDS encoding AAA family ATPase, with protein sequence MIERSPHLPGFGVCHGPSGYGKTYASIFAQNRTKALRVEVGDSWTRRTLLRQILKECSETVKERWPISDLSDMAKSVLAEDPRRPLIVDEADKLVDKGMIEIVRELQEASGAPVILVGEEKLPAKLLTVERMHNRVLHWFPAQPCDLEDARALANAFAPKVDIKDDLLEEIRARSGGRARRIVVNLDQAAELARNKSMKALDMKLWGAADFYTGEPPAPRHIEQYPRRERKAA encoded by the coding sequence TTGATCGAACGCTCGCCGCATCTGCCGGGCTTCGGCGTTTGCCATGGTCCGTCCGGCTACGGCAAAACCTACGCCTCGATCTTCGCGCAGAATCGCACCAAGGCGCTGCGAGTGGAAGTCGGCGATAGCTGGACGCGCCGCACGCTGCTGCGCCAAATCCTCAAGGAGTGTAGCGAGACGGTGAAGGAGCGCTGGCCGATCTCCGATCTGTCGGACATGGCCAAGAGCGTTTTGGCGGAAGACCCGCGCCGGCCGCTGATCGTCGACGAAGCCGACAAGCTGGTCGACAAGGGTATGATTGAGATCGTGCGCGAGCTGCAGGAGGCGTCGGGCGCGCCGGTCATCCTGGTCGGCGAAGAGAAGCTGCCGGCGAAGCTGCTGACCGTCGAGCGGATGCATAATCGCGTGCTGCACTGGTTTCCAGCGCAACCCTGCGACCTTGAGGACGCGCGCGCGCTCGCTAACGCCTTCGCGCCGAAGGTCGACATCAAGGATGACTTGCTTGAAGAAATCCGGGCACGCTCTGGCGGTCGTGCCCGCCGCATCGTTGTGAACCTCGATCAGGCAGCGGAGCTGGCGCGCAACAAGAGCATGAAAGCTCTGGACATGAAGTTGTGGGGCGCGGCCGATTTTTACACCGGCGAGCCGCCTGCGCCGCGCCACATCGAACAGTATCCGCGCCGCGAGCGGAAGGCGGCCTGA